One region of Streptomyces sp. CG4 genomic DNA includes:
- a CDS encoding transposase family protein: protein MKAQRHAPTAAGWLRQNQHSTWPGRSRTHHLTAARAHGIVEACPTRQILILADRAYQGTGATVRTPYYHHEQPEQYQQFSRDHARLRAPGERALARLRSWRLLHRARCSTRRIGTAVQAVHTLMTCTYSGRKAFSGLLNLLKSS, encoded by the coding sequence GTGAAGGCACAACGGCACGCCCCGACCGCAGCCGGATGGCTTCGTCAGAACCAGCACTCAACCTGGCCTGGACGCAGCCGGACCCACCACCTGACCGCAGCCCGAGCCCACGGCATCGTCGAAGCGTGCCCCACGAGGCAGATCCTGATCCTGGCCGACCGGGCGTACCAGGGCACCGGCGCCACGGTGCGCACCCCGTACTACCACCATGAACAGCCCGAGCAATACCAGCAGTTCAGCCGGGATCATGCCCGACTGCGGGCACCCGGCGAACGCGCCCTCGCCCGTCTGAGGTCCTGGCGCCTCCTACACAGGGCACGCTGTTCCACCCGTCGCATCGGCACAGCAGTCCAAGCCGTGCACACGCTGATGACCTGCACATATTCAGGACGAAAAGCGTTCAGTGGGCTCCTCAACCTACTAAAGAGCTCGTAA
- a CDS encoding IS5 family transposase (programmed frameshift) → MGNRPWIVEDDLWALIEPLLPPWPQKAPGSRPVDDRLCLQGILYVLYNDVSWQLLPLELGFGSGQTCWRRLGRWHEAGVFDQLHRLLLAELHSADELDWSRACVDAPHPRENGGEATGPSPVDRGETGSKHHLICDGRGTPFKVITTAANVNDVAQTLALVDGIPPVAGKPGHPRRRPDAVLGDKGYDSNPNRHELRRRRILPVISRKGAPNIQGLGKLRYVVEQTFSLLQHFKRLAVRWERRLDLHDAFVSLACGLICWRRLKKARP, encoded by the exons GTGGGGAACCGGCCGTGGATCGTGGAAGACGACTTGTGGGCACTGATCGAGCCGCTGCTGCCGCCCTGGCCGCAGAAGGCGCCCGGCTCGAGGCCGGTGGACGACCGGCTGTGTCTGCAGGGCATCCTGTACGTGCTCTACAACGACGTGAGCTGGCAACTGCTGCCACTGGAGCTGGGATTCGGCTCTGGCCAGACCTGCTGGCGCCGGCTGGGCCGATGGCATGAGGCCGGCGTCTTCGACCAATTGCACCGTCTCCTGCTCGCCGAACTGCACTCAGCTGACGAGCTGGACTGGTCCCGGGCCTGCGTGGATGCC CCACATCCGCGCGAAAACGGGGGCGAAGCAACCGGCCCGTCACCGGTCGACCGCGGGGAGACGGGCAGTAAGCACCATCTGATCTGCGATGGCAGAGGCACCCCGTTCAAGGTCATCACCACTGCGGCCAACGTCAACGACGTCGCACAGACCCTTGCCCTGGTCGACGGCATCCCGCCCGTGGCCGGTAAGCCCGGCCACCCGCGTCGTCGGCCTGACGCCGTGCTCGGCGACAAGGGCTACGACAGCAACCCCAACCGCCATGAACTGCGCAGGCGCCGGATCCTGCCGGTGATCTCCCGCAAGGGCGCCCCCAACATCCAGGGCCTGGGAAAGCTCCGCTATGTCGTCGAGCAGACCTTCTCGCTCCTGCAGCACTTCAAGCGCCTGGCCGTCCGCTGGGAACGACGCCTCGACCTGCACGACGCCTTCGTCTCCCTGGCCTGCGGCCTCATCTGCTGGAGACGCCTCAAGAAAGCCCGACCATGA
- a CDS encoding type 1 glutamine amidotransferase domain-containing protein: protein MTKILCVLTGASYWTLKDGHRHPTGYWAEEFVAPYSVFTDAGYEVTVATPGGVVPVVDTMSLEPRMAGGEETALRQEAVIESADELRHPISLKEVHLKDYAGVYYPGGHGPMEDLSVDPDSGALLREALASGNPLGIVCHAPAALLATRDSNGHTPFANYRLTGFCNEEEAGVGFADKAKWLLEDELKKLPTQYSRGPAWKPYTVVDRSLFTGQNPASSGPLAKELIKALS from the coding sequence ATGACTAAGATCCTTTGCGTGCTGACCGGCGCGAGCTACTGGACCCTGAAGGACGGGCACCGACACCCTACCGGGTACTGGGCCGAGGAGTTCGTGGCTCCTTACAGTGTGTTCACCGACGCCGGATACGAGGTCACAGTGGCAACTCCGGGCGGCGTCGTTCCCGTTGTGGACACGATGAGCTTGGAGCCCCGCATGGCAGGCGGCGAGGAAACCGCACTCCGGCAGGAGGCCGTCATCGAGTCGGCGGATGAGCTCCGGCATCCCATCTCCCTCAAAGAAGTGCACCTCAAGGACTACGCAGGCGTCTACTACCCCGGAGGCCACGGCCCAATGGAAGACCTCTCGGTCGACCCCGACTCCGGGGCGCTGCTGCGAGAGGCACTGGCTTCCGGTAATCCACTCGGCATTGTCTGCCACGCCCCGGCTGCTCTACTCGCGACCCGTGATTCAAACGGCCACACACCCTTCGCGAACTATCGCTTGACGGGTTTCTGTAACGAAGAGGAGGCTGGCGTCGGCTTCGCCGACAAAGCAAAGTGGCTGTTGGAGGACGAGTTGAAGAAGCTGCCGACCCAGTACTCGCGGGGGCCAGCCTGGAAGCCCTACACGGTCGTCGACCGTAGCCTCTTCACGGGGCAGAATCCCGCTTCCTCCGGTCCACTCGCCAAAGAGCTCATCAAGGCTCTCTCCTGA
- a CDS encoding alpha/beta hydrolase has product MTLSGILASGKGRLALGVALLSALTLMPTHAADDLGRAPAGQKPTVVLVHGAFADGSSWTAVVQRLEQEGYQVIAPPNTLRGIPQDSTYLNSLLKTIKGPIVLVGHSYAGEVISQAATGVDNVKALVYINAIMPDKGESFASLSGKFPAAPLTKALKQVPFRNGEGTTGTDVYIQPAKLHATFAQDLSQQQASVMAATQRPIAQSAFTDKLTEAAWRDKPVYVLVGKQDRAINPSLERYEAKRARARKTVEINSSHVSLVSHPQAVTDLILSAAHDSGHQ; this is encoded by the coding sequence ATGACCCTCTCTGGAATCCTGGCATCCGGCAAGGGCAGACTGGCTCTCGGAGTGGCACTCCTCTCCGCCCTGACCTTGATGCCGACTCACGCCGCAGACGATCTCGGCAGGGCCCCCGCGGGCCAGAAGCCGACAGTGGTACTCGTACACGGCGCGTTCGCCGACGGGTCCAGCTGGACTGCAGTGGTGCAGCGCCTGGAGCAGGAGGGCTACCAGGTCATCGCCCCACCCAACACGCTGCGCGGCATACCCCAGGACTCGACATACCTGAACAGCCTCCTGAAAACCATCAAGGGACCGATCGTCCTCGTCGGACACTCCTACGCCGGCGAAGTGATCTCACAGGCAGCCACCGGCGTCGACAACGTCAAAGCACTCGTGTACATCAACGCGATCATGCCGGACAAGGGAGAGTCCTTCGCCAGCCTCTCCGGCAAGTTCCCCGCCGCCCCGCTCACCAAGGCGCTGAAGCAGGTCCCGTTCCGCAACGGCGAGGGCACCACGGGCACCGACGTGTACATCCAGCCCGCCAAACTCCACGCCACCTTCGCCCAGGACCTCTCCCAGCAGCAGGCGTCCGTCATGGCAGCGACACAGCGCCCGATCGCACAGTCGGCCTTCACCGACAAGCTCACCGAGGCAGCCTGGCGGGACAAGCCGGTCTACGTGCTCGTGGGCAAGCAGGACCGGGCCATCAACCCGAGCCTCGAGCGGTACGAGGCCAAACGCGCACGCGCACGCAAGACAGTGGAGATCAACTCTTCACACGTGTCCCTGGTCTCCCACCCCCAAGCCGTCACGGATCTCATCCTCAGCGCGGCCCACGACTCCGGCCACCAGTAG
- a CDS encoding alpha/beta hydrolase has protein sequence MAGKPSIVFAHGLWADGSCFNKLIPTLQAEGHEVFASQHGLDSLESDVACVNFTLNHVPGPIVLVGHSYGGTLITKAGTHGRVGALVYIAALAPDEDETSQEQQDKFPRTPIFEHVDVADGRVWLKPSGVPHFCGDLPEAEQKLVLATGAVPVADLFNQQVPGTAWRTKPSWYIVANNDRTVHPDLERSAAERMGAKIRPVDSSHVPMLSHPDFVLDVIREAAKSLDA, from the coding sequence ATGGCGGGCAAGCCCAGCATTGTCTTCGCCCACGGACTCTGGGCGGATGGGTCGTGCTTCAACAAGCTCATCCCCACGCTCCAGGCTGAAGGGCACGAGGTGTTCGCCTCGCAGCACGGCCTCGACTCGCTCGAAAGCGACGTCGCATGCGTCAACTTCACGCTCAACCACGTCCCCGGCCCGATCGTGCTGGTCGGCCACTCCTACGGCGGGACCCTGATCACCAAAGCGGGCACCCACGGCCGCGTCGGAGCTCTGGTGTACATCGCCGCGCTCGCCCCGGACGAGGACGAGACGTCGCAGGAACAGCAGGACAAATTCCCCCGCACGCCCATCTTCGAGCACGTCGACGTCGCTGACGGCCGTGTGTGGCTCAAGCCCTCAGGTGTCCCGCACTTCTGCGGCGACCTTCCGGAAGCGGAGCAGAAGCTCGTCCTGGCGACGGGCGCTGTGCCAGTGGCGGACCTGTTCAACCAGCAAGTTCCCGGCACCGCCTGGCGGACGAAGCCAAGCTGGTACATCGTCGCCAACAACGACCGCACCGTGCACCCCGACCTGGAGCGGTCCGCCGCCGAGCGCATGGGCGCCAAAATCCGCCCCGTGGACAGCAGCCACGTTCCCATGCTCTCGCATCCCGACTTCGTCCTCGATGTGATCCGTGAGGCCGCGAAGTCCCTCGACGCCTAG
- a CDS encoding IS110 family transposase encodes MDTHGEAHVAAVVCPLGQILGTKSFQATAVGYRRLLAWARKSGTVRRAGVEGTGTFGAGLSRYLLAQHVAVFEVNRPDRSARRLLGKSAPLDAQAAARAVLSGRAQARAKTGDGPVQSARMFKLAKDSAVKARTQAINQLKAVLVIADPALRERLSSLGNREQFRTCARLSPREGEADGGDEDTVAEATLMTLSMLAQCIEQLTGQIDQLNQQLTGLVERHAPQLLAPVGIGPDSAVTLLITMGDNPERLSTEASFAALCGVSPIEYSSGGRSSRRLNHGGDRQANAALHRIVFTRLRHDPRTQAYYERRTQEGKTRREIIRCLKRYAAREVFNLVRTVSTDPPRYRGACDTPGHHIK; translated from the coding sequence GTGGACACGCACGGCGAGGCTCATGTCGCCGCAGTGGTCTGCCCACTGGGCCAGATCCTGGGCACCAAGTCCTTTCAGGCCACGGCGGTCGGCTACCGTCGGCTCCTCGCCTGGGCCCGCAAGTCAGGGACGGTGCGGCGGGCCGGGGTGGAAGGCACCGGTACCTTCGGCGCGGGCCTGTCGCGCTACCTGCTGGCGCAGCATGTCGCGGTGTTCGAGGTGAACCGACCCGACCGCTCGGCCCGCCGTCTGCTCGGGAAATCAGCCCCGCTCGACGCACAGGCCGCCGCGCGGGCCGTGCTCAGCGGTCGCGCCCAGGCACGGGCGAAAACTGGCGACGGTCCGGTGCAGAGTGCCCGGATGTTCAAACTCGCCAAGGACTCAGCGGTCAAGGCCCGCACCCAGGCGATCAACCAGCTCAAGGCCGTCCTGGTCATAGCCGACCCGGCCCTGCGGGAACGACTGTCCAGCCTGGGCAACCGCGAACAGTTCCGCACCTGCGCACGCCTCAGCCCGCGCGAGGGCGAGGCCGACGGGGGTGATGAGGACACCGTAGCTGAGGCCACTCTCATGACGCTGAGCATGCTGGCTCAGTGCATCGAGCAGCTCACCGGGCAGATCGATCAGCTGAATCAGCAACTGACCGGGCTCGTTGAACGCCATGCCCCACAGCTGCTCGCGCCGGTGGGTATCGGCCCGGACTCCGCTGTCACGCTCCTGATCACCATGGGCGACAATCCCGAGCGGCTGAGCACCGAGGCGTCTTTCGCCGCTCTGTGCGGTGTCAGCCCCATCGAGTACTCCTCGGGCGGCCGGAGCTCGCGGCGGCTCAACCACGGCGGCGACCGGCAGGCGAATGCCGCGCTGCACCGCATCGTGTTCACCCGCCTGCGCCACGACCCGCGCACCCAGGCGTACTACGAACGCCGCACCCAGGAGGGCAAGACCCGTCGTGAGATCATCCGATGCCTCAAGCGATATGCCGCCCGCGAGGTCTTCAACCTGGTCAGGACGGTCTCTACCGACCCCCCCCGTTATAGGGGTGCCTGTGACACGCCTGGCCATCACATAAAATAG
- a CDS encoding arylsulfotransferase family protein translates to MRKRTWAARMSLAAAATAALAGAVPSTGAWASESGSRPLPPVNVLADEAGTGGGDIFVSPNSATRKYASGVEILSHDGKNVVWSHAVPSGQEAADFRKQAYHGKPVLTWWQGTNLGGLASGVDYVYNDQYQKIAEVRAGNGYTADGHEFLITPRNTALILAYKEATTDLTSIGGSAHQKVINGVAQEVDIRTGKVLFQWNSADHVPYAQSEQPLPSSAKTPWDWFHINAVKLDGKGKLLIDARNTWTTYQVSRHTGKILWQLGGKASSFKLKAAPGQVLNKAGKIFAWQHDPEPLGNGLYTLFDNEAAGAANTGSGTVRELPYSRAVTVRLNAKTHEATLVRSVDQPTKLSASSQGNAQTVRNGDLLVGWGSLPYVSEFSRSGKLLFDAQFPTGVNTYRAYRFDWK, encoded by the coding sequence ATGCGAAAGAGAACCTGGGCCGCACGGATGTCGCTCGCTGCGGCGGCGACCGCGGCACTCGCGGGCGCGGTGCCCTCGACCGGAGCCTGGGCGTCGGAGTCGGGCAGCCGCCCGCTTCCGCCGGTGAACGTCCTGGCCGACGAGGCGGGGACCGGCGGCGGGGACATCTTCGTCTCGCCGAACTCGGCCACGCGCAAGTACGCGAGTGGCGTGGAGATCCTCAGCCATGACGGCAAGAACGTCGTCTGGTCGCACGCGGTGCCGTCCGGGCAGGAGGCCGCCGACTTCCGCAAGCAGGCCTACCACGGCAAGCCGGTGCTGACCTGGTGGCAGGGCACCAACCTCGGCGGGCTCGCCAGCGGTGTCGACTACGTCTACAACGACCAATACCAGAAGATCGCCGAAGTCCGGGCCGGGAACGGCTACACCGCCGACGGTCACGAGTTCCTGATCACGCCGCGGAACACCGCGCTGATCCTGGCCTATAAGGAAGCCACCACCGACCTCACGTCCATCGGCGGCTCCGCTCACCAGAAGGTGATCAACGGGGTCGCCCAGGAGGTCGACATCCGCACCGGCAAGGTGCTGTTCCAGTGGAACAGCGCTGACCACGTGCCGTACGCGCAGAGCGAGCAGCCGCTGCCGTCCTCGGCGAAAACGCCGTGGGACTGGTTCCACATCAACGCCGTCAAGCTGGACGGCAAGGGGAAGCTGCTCATCGACGCGCGCAACACGTGGACCACGTACCAGGTGTCGCGGCACACCGGCAAGATCCTCTGGCAGCTCGGCGGCAAGGCGAGCTCGTTCAAGCTGAAGGCCGCGCCCGGCCAGGTACTGAACAAGGCCGGGAAGATCTTCGCCTGGCAGCATGACCCGGAGCCGCTCGGGAACGGCCTGTACACGCTCTTCGACAACGAGGCCGCAGGTGCCGCGAACACGGGCTCCGGGACCGTCCGGGAGCTGCCGTACAGCCGCGCGGTGACGGTGCGCCTGAACGCCAAGACCCACGAGGCGACACTGGTGCGTTCCGTCGATCAGCCGACGAAGCTCAGCGCCTCGTCCCAGGGGAACGCGCAGACGGTGCGCAACGGCGACCTTCTCGTCGGGTGGGGATCGCTGCCCTACGTCTCCGAGTTCAGTCGCTCCGGCAAGCTGCTCTTCGACGCTCAGTTCCCCACGGGGGTGAACACCTACCGGGCGTACCGGTTCGACTGGAAGTGA
- a CDS encoding 4,5-dihydroxyphthalate decarboxylase: protein MSTQLNIGIYAYEHTEALFDGRVAVDGVDAVFETAPLVSDIFRRAVEGYYDLAEFGLTYFLRTFDLDDAPFLALPILPNRNFRHSAIFVNTTSGVEKPQDLVGRTVGEFGLYGHDAGIWPKGILADEYGVTPDQCRWVIGGTNRPLPAFDWVPQPVPDGVDVRHAEDGQTLGAMLESGEIDALISIDVPQAVLEGSPKVARLFPDYEAVERDYYRRTGIFPPMHIVAIRRELAQRRGLTRAVYDAFTEAKELAERKYLDDAAKQHMGVITPWFSALFEKNRRLLGDDWWPYGIGANRRAIDTFLRYHHEQGLSKRRMTCEDIFVPELLDT from the coding sequence ATGAGCACGCAGCTGAACATCGGCATCTACGCCTACGAGCACACGGAGGCACTGTTCGACGGCCGGGTCGCGGTCGACGGGGTGGACGCGGTGTTCGAGACGGCGCCGCTCGTGTCGGACATCTTCCGTCGCGCCGTCGAGGGGTACTACGACCTTGCCGAGTTCGGTCTCACCTACTTCCTGCGCACCTTCGACCTCGACGATGCGCCGTTCCTGGCGCTGCCGATCCTGCCCAATCGCAACTTCCGCCACTCGGCGATCTTCGTGAACACCACCAGCGGGGTCGAGAAGCCGCAAGACCTCGTCGGCAGGACCGTCGGCGAGTTCGGGCTCTACGGCCACGACGCCGGGATCTGGCCGAAGGGCATCCTTGCTGACGAGTACGGCGTGACCCCGGACCAGTGCCGCTGGGTCATCGGCGGCACCAACCGCCCCCTCCCCGCCTTCGACTGGGTCCCGCAGCCCGTCCCGGACGGCGTCGACGTGCGCCACGCGGAGGACGGCCAGACCCTGGGCGCCATGCTCGAATCCGGAGAGATCGACGCACTGATCTCCATCGACGTGCCGCAGGCGGTGCTGGAGGGCTCGCCGAAGGTCGCCCGCCTGTTCCCCGACTACGAGGCTGTGGAGCGCGACTACTACCGTCGCACCGGGATCTTCCCCCCGATGCACATCGTCGCGATCCGCAGGGAACTGGCACAGCGTCGGGGCCTCACGCGAGCCGTCTACGACGCCTTCACGGAAGCCAAGGAACTCGCCGAGCGGAAGTACCTCGACGACGCCGCGAAGCAGCACATGGGCGTCATCACGCCGTGGTTCAGCGCGCTGTTCGAAAAGAACCGTCGGCTGCTCGGCGACGACTGGTGGCCCTACGGGATCGGCGCGAACCGCAGGGCCATCGACACCTTCTTGCGCTACCACCACGAGCAGGGCCTGTCGAAGCGCCGGATGACGTGCGAGGACATCTTCGTGCCGGAACTCCTCGACACCTGA
- a CDS encoding helix-turn-helix domain-containing protein: protein MPRITAERREAKRAEIVAAARRCFSRDGFHQTSMPDIAAEAGVSAGAPYRYFTSKEEIILAIAGDAFRLIFEPVERLAEGTDAPAVAELVAAALDTISGRTVQDAAGHTVAVDELLRCAVQAWSEMLRNDEVRGPATEGFEKVRASIADALRRGRAAGAVPATMDPDRGARVVMALLHGFLLQRVAFGLTDTAGFADDLRAGLIL from the coding sequence ATGCCGCGCATCACAGCCGAGCGCCGCGAGGCCAAGCGCGCCGAGATCGTCGCGGCGGCCCGCCGCTGCTTCTCCCGCGACGGGTTCCACCAGACCTCAATGCCGGACATCGCCGCGGAGGCGGGCGTCTCGGCCGGCGCGCCCTACCGCTACTTCACGAGCAAGGAGGAGATCATCCTCGCTATTGCGGGCGACGCGTTCCGGCTGATCTTCGAACCGGTTGAGCGGCTGGCCGAGGGCACGGACGCCCCGGCCGTCGCGGAACTGGTGGCCGCCGCGCTCGACACGATCAGCGGCCGGACAGTGCAGGACGCGGCGGGGCACACGGTCGCAGTCGACGAGCTGCTGCGCTGCGCCGTGCAGGCGTGGTCGGAGATGCTGCGCAACGACGAGGTTCGTGGCCCGGCCACCGAGGGCTTCGAGAAGGTCCGCGCCAGCATCGCCGACGCGCTGCGCCGCGGCCGGGCCGCGGGCGCGGTGCCCGCCACCATGGACCCGGACCGCGGCGCCCGCGTGGTGATGGCACTGCTGCACGGATTCCTGCTCCAGCGCGTGGCCTTCGGACTCACGGACACGGCCGGCTTCGCAGACGACCTGCGCGCCGGGCTGATCCTGTGA
- a CDS encoding SDR family NAD(P)-dependent oxidoreductase: MSKIWFITGAARGFGREWATAALERGDRVAATARDTAALADLAAAYGDLVLPQRLDVIDRAAAFAAVRAAHEHFGRLDVVVNNAGYGQFGMIEEINESEARDQLDTNLFGALWVTQAALPLLRAQGSGHILQVSSISGVCAFPNTGMYAASKWALEGLSQSLAQEVAPFGIKVTLIEPAAYATDFGGPSVRTATPHPAYTELLTHVQQARRRRHGTLGDPAATRAAVLRLVDEAEPPLRVFLGDGPLATATAEYRTRLETWRSWEPLSVEAHGKR, encoded by the coding sequence ATGAGCAAGATCTGGTTCATCACCGGCGCCGCAAGGGGCTTCGGGCGCGAGTGGGCGACCGCCGCCCTCGAACGCGGCGACCGGGTGGCCGCGACGGCCCGGGACACCGCCGCACTCGCCGACCTCGCCGCGGCGTACGGCGACCTGGTCCTCCCGCAGCGGCTCGACGTCATCGACCGCGCCGCCGCTTTCGCGGCCGTGCGGGCGGCGCACGAGCACTTCGGCCGGCTCGACGTCGTCGTCAACAACGCCGGCTACGGGCAGTTCGGCATGATCGAGGAAATCAACGAATCCGAAGCCCGCGACCAGCTGGACACGAACCTGTTCGGCGCTCTCTGGGTCACGCAGGCCGCGCTGCCCCTCCTGCGCGCGCAGGGCTCGGGACACATCCTGCAGGTCAGCTCGATCAGCGGCGTCTGCGCCTTCCCCAACACCGGCATGTACGCCGCCTCGAAATGGGCCTTGGAAGGCCTCAGCCAGTCGCTGGCTCAGGAAGTCGCACCGTTCGGCATCAAGGTCACGCTGATCGAACCCGCCGCGTACGCCACCGACTTCGGCGGCCCGTCCGTGCGCACCGCGACGCCCCACCCGGCGTACACCGAGCTCCTGACGCACGTGCAGCAGGCCAGGCGGCGGCGCCACGGGACGCTCGGCGACCCGGCCGCCACCCGGGCCGCCGTGCTCCGGCTCGTCGACGAGGCCGAGCCGCCGCTGCGGGTCTTCCTCGGTGACGGACCACTCGCCACCGCGACCGCCGAGTACCGGACGCGGCTGGAGACCTGGCGCAGCTGGGAGCCGCTCTCGGTCGAAGCCCACGGCAAGCGCTGA
- a CDS encoding MFS transporter, whose amino-acid sequence MRQLVGVPEKAAPRRMNPALTLVLAVACGLTVANLYYAQPLLDLVAGSFGVSQGAATTVVTLTQTGYALGLLFVLPLGDLVENRRLATRTLLVTATALLLAAVSPVFGMFLAVSVLVGTTSVVAQVLVPLAAHLAPADQRGKVVGRVMSGLLTGILLARTVSSLVADLLGWRAIYVISAVVMLALAVVLRRLLPQRAPDHAAGYVALLASLGGLVRSEPVLRRRALCQATMFGAFTTFWTAIAYELIDEHHFGQVQIALFALVGAGGAAAAPVAGRIADRGHGRTASGVALLLASCAFVLAALGHGSVPLLAVAAVLLDFAVQCHQVLSQAEIYALRADARARINTVFMTTVFVGGATSSAVAGALHTAYGWSGVCAFGTVLPLAGLLMWAHGQWTARAQASADAVRAAEAAHMADVA is encoded by the coding sequence ATGCGTCAGTTGGTGGGTGTGCCCGAGAAGGCCGCACCGCGGCGGATGAACCCCGCGCTGACACTGGTTCTGGCGGTGGCCTGCGGGCTGACCGTCGCCAATCTCTACTACGCGCAGCCGCTGCTCGACCTCGTCGCCGGCTCCTTCGGCGTCAGCCAGGGCGCGGCCACGACCGTGGTGACGCTGACCCAGACCGGGTACGCCCTCGGCCTGCTGTTCGTGCTGCCGCTCGGCGACCTGGTCGAGAACCGCAGGCTCGCGACGCGGACGCTGCTCGTGACGGCGACCGCGCTGCTACTGGCTGCGGTGAGCCCGGTGTTCGGGATGTTCCTCGCCGTCTCGGTGCTGGTGGGGACCACGTCCGTGGTCGCGCAGGTCCTCGTGCCGTTGGCGGCTCACCTGGCCCCAGCCGACCAGCGTGGCAAGGTCGTCGGCCGGGTCATGAGCGGTCTGCTGACCGGCATTCTGCTCGCGCGGACGGTGTCGAGCCTGGTCGCTGACCTGCTCGGCTGGCGTGCGATCTACGTGATCTCCGCGGTCGTGATGCTCGCCCTCGCCGTCGTCCTGCGCCGGCTGCTGCCGCAGCGCGCGCCGGACCACGCGGCCGGCTACGTCGCGCTGTTGGCCAGCCTGGGCGGGCTGGTGCGCAGCGAGCCCGTGCTGCGTCGCCGGGCCCTGTGCCAGGCGACGATGTTCGGCGCGTTCACCACGTTCTGGACGGCCATCGCCTACGAGCTCATCGACGAGCACCACTTCGGCCAGGTCCAGATCGCCCTGTTCGCGCTGGTCGGTGCCGGCGGTGCTGCCGCCGCGCCGGTCGCCGGGCGGATCGCCGATCGTGGGCACGGTCGAACCGCCAGCGGCGTCGCGCTGCTGCTCGCCTCGTGCGCGTTCGTGCTCGCCGCGCTCGGGCACGGCAGCGTGCCGCTGCTCGCCGTTGCCGCAGTGCTGCTGGACTTCGCCGTGCAGTGCCACCAGGTGCTGAGCCAGGCCGAGATCTACGCCCTGCGCGCCGATGCCCGAGCCCGGATCAACACCGTCTTCATGACTACCGTCTTCGTCGGCGGCGCCACCTCCTCCGCCGTCGCCGGCGCACTGCACACCGCCTACGGATGGTCCGGCGTCTGTGCCTTCGGGACGGTGCTGCCGCTGGCCGGCCTGCTGATGTGGGCCCACGGCCAGTGGACGGCGCGCGCCCAGGCGTCGGCGGACGCCGTACGGGCGGCCGAGGCCGCGCACATGGCGGATGTCGCCTGA
- a CDS encoding helix-turn-helix transcriptional regulator — MTRANELGDFLRARRDLVSPERAGLPSHTSRRVKGLRREEVALLAGVSTDYYTRLEQGRERHPSEQVLGAVARALHLDDDAAAHLFRLAQPAPRTAAGPVTTVSPELRRLMDHFLDLPACIVGPALDILAANHSAGQLYSGFARMDNQLRMLFLDPAGRRFYRDWDRAARSLVSSLRAQAAPFPDDPRVAQVIGELSLRSPAFADLWARYDVRPCTSDDKPLWHPQVGEMYLHYEAFTVASAPGQRLLVYSAEPGTPSADALVLLRTLADDPRPGRPARAAAKASTARTT, encoded by the coding sequence ATGACGAGGGCAAACGAGCTCGGCGACTTCCTGCGCGCCCGTCGCGACCTGGTCTCGCCGGAGCGGGCGGGCCTGCCGTCGCACACCTCCCGCCGGGTCAAGGGCCTGCGACGGGAGGAGGTCGCGCTGCTCGCCGGGGTCAGCACCGACTACTACACCCGCCTTGAGCAGGGCCGCGAACGGCATCCCTCGGAGCAGGTGCTCGGTGCCGTCGCCCGCGCCCTGCACCTCGACGACGACGCCGCCGCGCACCTGTTCCGGCTGGCCCAGCCCGCGCCGCGAACCGCCGCCGGACCGGTGACCACCGTCAGCCCCGAGCTGCGGCGGCTGATGGACCACTTCCTGGACCTGCCGGCCTGCATCGTCGGCCCGGCACTGGACATCCTGGCCGCCAACCACTCCGCCGGTCAGCTCTACAGCGGCTTCGCCCGGATGGACAACCAGCTGCGCATGCTGTTCCTCGACCCGGCCGGCCGCCGGTTCTACCGGGACTGGGACCGCGCCGCCCGCAGCCTGGTCAGCAGCCTACGCGCGCAGGCTGCCCCCTTTCCTGATGACCCGCGCGTCGCCCAGGTCATCGGTGAACTCTCGTTGCGCAGTCCGGCCTTCGCCGACCTGTGGGCCCGGTACGACGTCCGGCCGTGCACCAGCGACGACAAACCGCTGTGGCACCCGCAGGTCGGCGAGATGTACCTGCACTACGAGGCGTTCACCGTCGCCAGCGCCCCCGGCCAGCGACTGCTGGTCTACTCGGCCGAACCCGGCACCCCCAGCGCCGACGCCCTCGTCCTGCTGCGCACTCTCGCCGACGACCCCCGCCCCGGCCGGCCCGCACGAGCGGCAGCCAAGGCATCCACCGCGCGCACCACCTGA